From Rudanella lutea DSM 19387, a single genomic window includes:
- the fcl gene encoding GDP-L-fucose synthase, giving the protein MEQQATIYVAGHRGMVGSAIVRNLQAKGYENIITRTSSELDLRNQAAVAEFFATEKPAYVFLAAAKVGGILANNTYRAEFLYDNLMIESNIIHSAYQNKVTKLLFLGSSCIYPKMAPQPLREESLLTGLLEPTNEPYAIAKIAGIKLCEAYRSQYGANFISAMPTNLYGPNDNYDLQGSHVLPALIRKFHDAKINNLPTVEVWGTGSPRREFLHADDLADACVFLMNNYNEELFVNIGTGEDVTIRELAEMVQEVVGYEGELRWNTDKPDGTPRKLMDVSRLHSLGWKHTTDLRQGLEVTYQDFLANEELYVE; this is encoded by the coding sequence ATGGAGCAGCAAGCAACGATTTACGTAGCCGGTCACCGGGGTATGGTGGGGTCGGCCATTGTTCGGAATCTTCAGGCCAAAGGCTACGAAAATATCATTACCCGCACCTCGTCGGAGCTTGATCTGCGCAATCAGGCGGCCGTAGCGGAATTTTTTGCGACCGAAAAACCGGCGTATGTGTTTCTGGCTGCGGCCAAGGTAGGCGGTATTCTGGCCAACAACACATACCGTGCCGAATTCCTGTACGACAACCTGATGATCGAGTCGAACATCATTCATAGTGCGTACCAGAACAAGGTAACCAAGCTGCTGTTTCTGGGGTCGTCGTGCATTTATCCTAAAATGGCCCCGCAACCTCTCCGCGAGGAGTCGTTGCTGACGGGCTTGCTGGAGCCTACCAACGAGCCGTATGCCATTGCCAAAATTGCGGGCATTAAGCTTTGCGAAGCGTATCGCAGTCAGTACGGGGCCAATTTTATTTCGGCCATGCCAACCAACCTGTACGGTCCCAATGATAACTACGACCTGCAGGGCTCGCACGTGTTACCGGCCCTGATTCGTAAGTTTCACGATGCCAAGATCAACAACCTGCCTACTGTTGAGGTGTGGGGAACAGGCTCACCCCGTCGGGAGTTTCTGCACGCCGACGATCTGGCCGATGCGTGTGTGTTTCTGATGAACAACTACAACGAAGAGCTGTTTGTGAACATCGGTACGGGCGAAGATGTGACTATCCGCGAACTGGCCGAAATGGTGCAGGAGGTAGTAGGTTATGAAGGCGAGCTCCGCTGGAACACCGATAAGCCCGATGGTACACCCCGTAAGTTGATGGACGTATCGCGGTTGCATTCCCTCGGGTGGAAACACACTACCGATCTGCGTCAGGGCCTGGAAGTGACGTATCAGGATTTCCTGGCCAACGAAGAATTATACGTCGAGTAA
- a CDS encoding acetyltransferase, translated as MENPVLIFGAGSLGQTALDIFQRNGVVVYGLLDDNKDLHGKEFGEISVLGETDDDGFLKLIGQKCEACVAIADARVRKRLVKMLNERRKVQPVNAVHDTAIIAQSAGIGHGNLIGARVVINPAAEVGQHCVIQSGAIIDAGAKVGDFVHIGPGAIVNSNVTIEPEAFIGTGVTIVAGITVGKGARIGAGSVVVENVAAGATVFGNPAQKI; from the coding sequence ATGGAAAATCCAGTTCTCATTTTTGGGGCCGGTAGCCTCGGCCAAACCGCCCTCGATATTTTTCAGCGCAACGGCGTCGTTGTGTACGGTCTTTTAGACGACAACAAAGACCTGCACGGGAAAGAATTCGGCGAAATATCGGTGTTGGGCGAAACCGACGATGACGGCTTCCTGAAGCTCATTGGCCAGAAATGCGAGGCTTGTGTGGCTATTGCCGACGCCCGCGTGCGGAAACGGCTCGTTAAGATGCTCAACGAACGCCGGAAGGTACAGCCCGTCAACGCCGTTCACGACACGGCCATTATTGCTCAGTCGGCGGGCATTGGGCACGGTAACCTCATCGGGGCACGGGTCGTTATTAACCCAGCCGCCGAGGTGGGGCAGCATTGCGTGATTCAGTCGGGAGCGATTATCGATGCGGGGGCTAAAGTCGGCGACTTTGTCCATATCGGTCCGGGGGCCATTGTCAACAGTAACGTCACGATTGAGCCTGAAGCGTTCATCGGAACAGGCGTCACCATAGTGGCTGGCATCACTGTAGGAAAAGGTGCCCGCATCGGGGCCGGGTCGGTGGTGGTGGAAAACGTAGCCGCTGGCGCTACGGTGTTTGGCAACCCAGCCCAGAAAATATAG
- a CDS encoding UDP-2,3-diacylglucosamine diphosphatase encodes MKTKRHFRTIVLSDIHLGTAGSKAREATEFLKNYSCQKLILNGDIIDGWQLKQYGAWKKKHTAFFRTVMKLIIRHDTKVVYLRGNHDDFLDQIMPLKVGKNFSIRRDYVLQSGTRKLYVTHGDVFDSITSQMKWLAYLGDLGYTFLLWCNKLYNQYRAWRGLPYYSLSQQVKRHIKQAVSYISDFEVKLTELARARGCDGIICGHIHHPAIRDYDGILYMNSGDWVESLSALVEDYDGHWSLLYYTADLEADDDDERIITKKPLTAPVPVAAGQAPDSLIQPNS; translated from the coding sequence ATGAAAACGAAGCGGCACTTCCGTACAATTGTCTTGTCCGACATTCATTTGGGTACGGCTGGCTCCAAAGCCCGCGAAGCAACCGAGTTTCTGAAAAACTACTCCTGCCAGAAATTAATTCTCAACGGCGACATTATCGACGGCTGGCAGCTTAAGCAGTACGGGGCCTGGAAAAAGAAACACACCGCTTTTTTCCGGACGGTGATGAAACTCATTATCCGGCACGACACAAAGGTAGTTTATCTGCGGGGTAACCACGACGATTTTCTGGACCAGATTATGCCTCTGAAAGTAGGCAAAAACTTCTCGATCCGGCGCGATTACGTGCTGCAGTCGGGTACCCGCAAACTCTACGTGACCCACGGCGATGTGTTTGATTCGATCACATCGCAGATGAAGTGGCTGGCGTATCTCGGCGACCTGGGTTATACCTTTCTGCTCTGGTGCAACAAACTGTACAACCAGTACCGGGCCTGGCGCGGACTGCCTTACTACTCGCTTTCGCAGCAGGTGAAGCGGCACATCAAGCAGGCGGTAAGCTACATTTCTGATTTTGAAGTCAAACTGACCGAGCTGGCCCGCGCCCGCGGTTGCGACGGCATTATCTGCGGGCATATTCACCATCCGGCTATTCGCGATTACGACGGTATCCTGTACATGAACTCCGGCGATTGGGTGGAGTCGCTGAGTGCGCTGGTTGAAGACTATGATGGGCACTGGAGTTTACTCTACTACACCGCCGACCTGGAAGCTGATGATGACGATGAGCGGATCATTACGAAAAAGCCGCTGACTGCTCCGGTCCCGGTAGCCGCCGGGCAGGCACCCGATTCGCTAATCCAACCAAACAGCTAA
- a CDS encoding glycosyltransferase family protein: protein MRLLFLVQGEGRGHLTQAIALSQIVQEAGHTVVAALVGVAEGRPVPPFFTESFGASIEAVTSPALVYSSRTNELLMLKTMLATVGQLRSLRQSTRQIHDAIVRYKPDLVVNFYEPLGGLTYARYRPRVPMVCVAHQYLAFHPQFVFPAGKWPSRLAFLFNSWLTSIGAVTRLALSFDALPHVPARRLRVVPPLLRREVTQQEPGLNNYWLAYLTQPGLATRLYEAHRQHPEVPLRFFNPATTEPDQIIDETMTCHRIDGPRFIDAMRQCRAVVTTAGFESVCEAFYLNKPVLMMPQPNHYEQHCNALDGQRAGAGVAANSLDFSALIRYLPHHDFGRNQTFRQWHGQCGPLFLDALAQVGRSEPKRIQWPVFLLSRKKTESNHEHHATLHRQPV, encoded by the coding sequence ATGCGTCTGCTATTTTTGGTACAGGGCGAGGGGCGTGGGCATTTGACGCAGGCAATTGCCCTGTCGCAGATTGTGCAGGAGGCCGGGCACACGGTCGTAGCGGCCCTGGTGGGTGTGGCCGAGGGGCGGCCGGTTCCGCCATTTTTTACCGAATCATTTGGAGCCTCTATCGAAGCCGTAACCAGCCCGGCGTTGGTGTACAGCTCCCGGACCAATGAACTGCTTATGCTCAAAACGATGCTTGCCACCGTGGGTCAACTGCGGTCGTTACGGCAAAGCACCCGGCAGATCCATGACGCTATTGTCCGCTATAAGCCCGATTTGGTGGTTAATTTTTACGAGCCTCTGGGCGGGCTCACGTATGCCCGCTATCGGCCCAGGGTACCCATGGTGTGTGTGGCGCATCAGTATCTGGCGTTTCATCCGCAGTTTGTGTTTCCGGCGGGTAAATGGCCATCCCGGCTGGCGTTTCTGTTCAATTCGTGGCTAACGTCGATCGGTGCGGTGACCCGGCTGGCGCTTTCGTTCGATGCACTGCCTCATGTACCGGCCCGGCGGTTGCGTGTGGTGCCGCCCTTGCTGCGCCGGGAGGTGACGCAGCAGGAGCCGGGCCTGAACAATTATTGGCTGGCTTACCTGACCCAGCCGGGGCTGGCTACGCGGTTGTACGAAGCGCACCGGCAACACCCCGAAGTGCCGCTACGGTTTTTCAACCCGGCCACTACCGAGCCCGACCAGATCATCGACGAGACGATGACGTGCCACCGGATCGACGGCCCCCGGTTTATCGATGCTATGCGGCAGTGCCGGGCGGTGGTTACAACGGCGGGGTTTGAGTCGGTTTGCGAAGCGTTTTATCTGAACAAACCCGTGCTGATGATGCCTCAGCCGAACCACTACGAGCAGCATTGCAATGCCCTCGACGGGCAGCGGGCCGGGGCCGGGGTCGCGGCTAACTCGCTCGATTTTTCGGCACTTATCCGGTACCTGCCGCATCATGATTTTGGCCGTAACCAGACATTCCGCCAATGGCACGGTCAATGTGGTCCGTTGTTTCTGGATGCACTGGCTCAAGTGGGCCGGTCAGAACCAAAACGAATACAATGGCCTGTTTTTTTGTTATCCAGAAAAAAGACAGAAAGCAACCATGAACACCACGCAACCCTCCACCGACAGCCAGTTTGA
- the serS gene encoding serine--tRNA ligase, whose product MLQIPFIRENKEVTLAALRKKHVANAEATVEQLLSLDSQRRDTQKELDDTLARSNAMAKEIGGLMKAGKKEEAEAAKAETANLKVRAKELGDTLTSLEEQVYTLLVTLPNLPHSSVPEGRTADDNEVVLEHGDKPQLPEGAKPHWELIGQFGPNGSAIIDFELGNKITGAGFPVYRGKGARIQRALINFFLQQASEAGYLEIQPPIVINEASGFGTGQLPDKEGQMYFATEDKLYLIPTAEVPITNLYRDVIVAETDLPIKNAGYTPCFRREAGSWGAHVRGLNRLHQFDKVEIVRVEKPENSYAALEEMSQYVQGLLQALELPYRVLRLCGGDMGFASALTYDMEVWSAGQGRWLEVSSVSNFETFQANRLKLRYKEDRAGKTQLLHTLNGSALALPRILAAILENNQFITDEGKLAIRIPKVLVPYCGFEVLE is encoded by the coding sequence ATGTTACAAATACCATTTATCCGCGAAAACAAAGAGGTTACCCTGGCTGCATTGCGCAAAAAGCACGTTGCCAATGCCGAGGCAACAGTAGAGCAGTTGCTGAGCCTTGATAGCCAACGCCGGGATACCCAAAAAGAACTCGACGACACGCTGGCCCGCTCCAACGCCATGGCGAAGGAGATTGGCGGACTCATGAAGGCAGGCAAGAAAGAAGAAGCCGAAGCCGCCAAAGCCGAAACGGCCAACCTGAAAGTACGGGCTAAGGAGCTGGGCGATACGCTCACCTCACTCGAAGAGCAGGTGTACACGCTGCTGGTCACCCTGCCCAACCTGCCCCACAGCAGCGTGCCGGAGGGTCGTACTGCCGATGACAACGAGGTGGTGCTCGAACACGGCGACAAGCCCCAGTTGCCCGAAGGTGCCAAGCCACACTGGGAACTGATTGGGCAGTTTGGCCCCAACGGTTCGGCCATAATTGACTTCGAACTGGGCAACAAAATCACGGGGGCCGGTTTTCCGGTGTACCGGGGCAAAGGCGCCCGGATTCAGCGCGCGCTGATCAATTTCTTTCTCCAGCAGGCCTCAGAAGCCGGTTATCTGGAGATTCAGCCCCCAATCGTGATCAACGAAGCATCGGGTTTTGGGACGGGACAGCTTCCCGACAAAGAAGGACAGATGTACTTCGCCACCGAAGATAAGCTGTACCTGATTCCGACGGCTGAGGTGCCCATCACGAACCTGTACCGCGACGTGATTGTGGCCGAAACCGACCTACCGATCAAAAATGCAGGCTACACCCCCTGTTTCCGGCGCGAAGCGGGGTCGTGGGGGGCACACGTGCGCGGCCTCAACCGGCTCCATCAATTCGATAAGGTAGAGATTGTGCGGGTCGAGAAGCCCGAAAATTCCTACGCGGCTCTCGAAGAAATGAGTCAGTATGTACAGGGTTTGTTGCAGGCGCTCGAACTGCCGTACCGGGTGCTGCGGCTCTGCGGGGGCGATATGGGCTTTGCCTCGGCCTTGACGTACGACATGGAAGTATGGTCGGCGGGACAGGGACGCTGGCTGGAAGTGAGTTCGGTTTCCAACTTCGAAACGTTTCAGGCCAACCGCCTGAAGCTTCGTTACAAAGAAGACCGGGCCGGTAAAACCCAGTTGCTACACACGCTCAACGGCTCGGCACTGGCGCTCCCGCGTATTCTGGCGGCTATTCTGGAAAACAATCAGTTTATCACCGATGAGGGTAAGCTGGCCATTCGCATTCCGAAAGTTCTGGTGCCTTACTGCGGTTTCGAGGTTCTGGAATAA
- a CDS encoding aspartate kinase, whose product MHVWKFGGTSVGKPERMHSIRNLVTGDPNRKIIVLSALSGTTNALLSIAESLKSNQEEEAIEKAEHLKAHYDSFVRELYKTSEGLAKGQQIIENEFSMIRSLIRIRPFTLKQEKELVAEGELLSTQMFAAYLDEQGESAVLLPALEFMRIDADGEPELDVIEQKLRDILKSHQDKQLIVTQGFICRNPRGEVDNLKRGGSDYTASLIGGAVRADEIQIWTDIDGMHNNDPRIVKNTFPIRELTFDEAAELAYFGAKILHPSTITPAKMRGVPVRLKNTMDPEAPGTLIADKTSGDSGAVFKAIAAKDNITALYIHSTRMLNAYGFLRRIFDIFEKYKTPVDMITTSEVSVSVTIDNTENLAAIQAELSQFCELEEPDYDQTIICIVGNFSADNSGIALQVLKAMEGIPIRMISYGGTEHNISLLLHGKHKAEALNALNAGLFSV is encoded by the coding sequence ATGCACGTCTGGAAATTTGGCGGAACCTCGGTCGGTAAGCCCGAGCGGATGCACTCAATTCGGAATCTGGTCACTGGCGACCCCAACCGTAAAATCATTGTGCTGTCGGCCTTGTCGGGTACGACCAACGCCCTGCTGTCTATCGCTGAGTCGCTCAAGAGCAATCAGGAAGAAGAAGCCATCGAAAAGGCCGAACACCTGAAAGCCCATTACGATTCGTTTGTACGGGAATTGTACAAAACGAGCGAGGGCCTGGCCAAAGGGCAGCAGATTATTGAGAACGAATTTTCCATGATTCGGTCGCTCATCCGGATCCGGCCGTTTACGCTCAAGCAGGAGAAGGAGCTTGTTGCCGAGGGCGAATTGCTCAGCACCCAGATGTTTGCGGCTTACCTCGACGAGCAGGGTGAAAGCGCCGTACTCCTGCCCGCCCTGGAGTTTATGCGCATCGACGCCGACGGCGAACCCGAACTGGACGTTATCGAGCAGAAGCTGCGCGATATTCTAAAGTCGCATCAGGACAAGCAATTGATTGTTACGCAGGGCTTTATCTGCCGTAACCCACGCGGAGAGGTCGACAACCTGAAGCGGGGTGGCTCAGACTACACCGCATCGCTCATTGGCGGTGCCGTACGTGCCGACGAGATTCAGATCTGGACCGATATCGACGGTATGCACAACAACGATCCCCGGATCGTGAAAAATACGTTCCCGATTCGGGAGCTGACCTTCGACGAAGCCGCTGAGCTGGCTTACTTCGGGGCCAAGATTCTGCACCCGTCGACCATTACACCTGCCAAAATGCGGGGCGTACCTGTTCGGCTGAAAAACACGATGGACCCCGAGGCACCCGGCACCCTTATTGCCGACAAAACCTCCGGCGATTCGGGCGCGGTATTCAAGGCAATTGCCGCCAAAGACAATATCACGGCGCTGTACATCCACTCGACCCGTATGCTCAACGCATATGGTTTCCTGCGTCGGATTTTCGACATTTTCGAGAAGTACAAGACCCCGGTCGATATGATCACGACCTCGGAAGTATCGGTGTCGGTAACGATCGATAACACGGAGAATCTTGCTGCGATTCAGGCTGAATTGAGCCAATTCTGCGAGCTCGAAGAGCCCGACTACGATCAAACTATCATCTGTATCGTGGGCAATTTCTCGGCCGACAACTCAGGTATCGCACTCCAGGTGCTGAAAGCTATGGAAGGCATCCCGATTCGCATGATTTCGTATGGCGGTACCGAGCACAATATCTCACTCTTGCTGCACGGCAAGCACAAAGCCGAAGCGCTCAATGCGCTGAACGCCGGATTGTTCAGCGTGTAG
- the ribH gene encoding 6,7-dimethyl-8-ribityllumazine synthase: MSSANKNLSVFSIDNLPDISTRRFALVVAEWNEEVTEALFEGAYQTLLNHGAQPDHIIRANVPGSYELTTAANWLAQRADIDAVIAIGCVIQGETKHNDYINHAVAQGLTNVSLKTNKPVIFGVLTPNTQQQALDRAGGIHGNKGDEAAITAIKMIGLFQRVNE; this comes from the coding sequence ATGTCTTCTGCCAATAAAAACCTGAGTGTTTTCTCAATCGATAACCTTCCCGACATCAGCACGCGCCGGTTTGCCCTCGTGGTAGCCGAGTGGAACGAGGAAGTTACCGAAGCCCTGTTTGAGGGAGCGTACCAAACCCTGCTCAACCACGGCGCCCAGCCCGACCATATCATCCGGGCCAACGTGCCGGGCAGCTACGAGCTGACCACAGCCGCTAATTGGCTCGCTCAACGCGCCGACATCGATGCTGTAATTGCCATCGGCTGCGTAATTCAGGGCGAAACCAAGCACAATGATTACATCAACCATGCCGTAGCGCAGGGGCTCACCAACGTATCTCTGAAAACAAACAAGCCGGTTATTTTCGGTGTACTGACCCCCAACACCCAGCAGCAAGCCCTCGACCGGGCGGGCGGCATTCACGGCAACAAAGGCGACGAAGCAGCCATTACAGCAATCAAAATGATTGGACTTTTTCAAAGAGTGAATGAGTGA
- a CDS encoding tetratricopeptide repeat protein: MSKKNTALEFLEDPDALAGQLERAEDFFEKNRNILFGVVGGIVLLIAGYFGYQYYQSTQDETAQNELFPAVYKLEADSLKQALNGTGANPGLLSVADNYGSTNAGNLAEFYAGLALLKQGKNDEAIEHLKSFSSSDLLVQARAYALIGDAYMEKKSFDEAADYYQKAADYKPNKFFSPAYLTKLAVAYEQAKQNDKAIETYDSIIEKYPESVDAINAKKYKSMLEAMAGES, from the coding sequence ATGAGCAAGAAGAACACGGCATTGGAGTTTCTGGAAGACCCGGACGCACTGGCGGGTCAGTTGGAGAGAGCCGAAGATTTCTTTGAAAAGAACCGTAACATCCTTTTTGGTGTCGTGGGCGGCATCGTACTGCTGATCGCTGGCTACTTCGGGTATCAATACTACCAGAGTACGCAGGACGAAACGGCACAGAACGAGCTGTTCCCCGCCGTTTACAAGCTGGAGGCCGACTCACTCAAGCAGGCTCTCAATGGCACAGGTGCTAATCCCGGTTTGCTTTCGGTTGCCGACAACTACGGTTCGACCAATGCCGGTAACCTGGCCGAGTTTTACGCGGGTCTGGCTCTGTTGAAGCAGGGCAAGAACGACGAAGCCATCGAGCACCTGAAGAGCTTTAGCTCGTCGGACCTGCTGGTGCAGGCGCGTGCCTATGCGCTCATCGGCGACGCGTACATGGAGAAGAAGAGCTTCGACGAAGCGGCCGACTACTACCAGAAAGCAGCCGACTACAAGCCTAACAAATTTTTCTCACCGGCTTATTTGACCAAGCTGGCCGTTGCTTACGAGCAGGCTAAGCAAAACGATAAGGCGATTGAGACGTATGACTCGATCATCGAGAAGTACCCAGAATCGGTTGATGCCATCAACGCGAAGAAATATAAATCCATGCTCGAAGCGATGGCCGGTGAGTCGTAA
- the pdhA gene encoding pyruvate dehydrogenase (acetyl-transferring) E1 component subunit alpha yields MASVKEKKQAPAKTQHPKERYMYWYESMQLQRKFEEKAGQLYGQQKIRGFCHLYIGQEACSSGAYSALTKDDKWITAYRDHGIPLALGSDPKAVMAELFAKQTGSSKGKGGSMHIFDKSVNFMGGHGIVGAQIPLGAGIAFAEKYNKTQNLCICFFGDGATRQGALHEAFNMAMTWKLPVIFVVENNGYAMGTSVARTSNVTELYTLGEAYDMPSEPVDAMDVEAVHEAVSRAADRARAGEGPTFLEFRTYRYRGHSMSDPQKYRTKEEVEQYKQRDPIEQVKARILELGLATEADLEAIDKKIKAQVDESVKFAEESPYPPAEEAFKDVYMQKDYPYLME; encoded by the coding sequence ATGGCAAGCGTCAAAGAAAAGAAGCAGGCTCCCGCCAAAACGCAGCATCCGAAGGAGCGCTACATGTATTGGTACGAGTCGATGCAGTTGCAGCGGAAATTTGAGGAGAAGGCCGGCCAACTCTACGGCCAGCAAAAAATCCGGGGCTTTTGCCACCTATATATCGGACAGGAAGCGTGTTCGTCGGGGGCTTACTCCGCCCTTACTAAAGACGACAAGTGGATCACGGCTTACCGTGACCACGGTATTCCACTCGCTCTTGGCTCCGATCCCAAGGCCGTCATGGCCGAGCTGTTTGCCAAGCAAACCGGCTCCTCGAAGGGGAAGGGCGGCTCTATGCACATCTTCGACAAGTCGGTCAACTTTATGGGTGGCCACGGCATTGTAGGCGCGCAGATTCCGCTCGGAGCGGGTATCGCCTTTGCCGAGAAGTACAACAAGACGCAGAACCTCTGCATCTGCTTCTTCGGCGACGGAGCTACCCGGCAGGGGGCCCTTCACGAGGCCTTCAACATGGCCATGACCTGGAAACTACCCGTAATTTTTGTGGTCGAAAACAACGGCTACGCCATGGGAACCTCAGTAGCCCGGACCTCAAACGTTACCGAACTGTACACCCTCGGCGAGGCCTACGACATGCCGTCGGAGCCCGTTGATGCGATGGACGTGGAGGCCGTTCATGAAGCTGTAAGCCGGGCCGCAGACCGCGCCCGCGCTGGCGAAGGCCCTACGTTCCTGGAGTTCCGTACGTACCGGTACCGCGGCCACTCGATGTCGGACCCGCAAAAGTACCGGACCAAAGAAGAAGTAGAGCAGTACAAGCAACGCGACCCGATTGAGCAGGTGAAAGCCCGGATTCTGGAGCTGGGCCTGGCTACCGAAGCCGACCTTGAGGCTATCGACAAGAAGATAAAAGCGCAGGTGGATGAGTCGGTGAAGTTTGCCGAAGAGTCGCCCTATCCACCGGCCGAAGAAGCGTTCAAAGACGTGTACATGCAGAAAGATTACCCCTATCTGATGGAGTAA
- the recF gene encoding DNA replication/repair protein RecF (All proteins in this family for which functions are known are DNA-binding proteins that assist the filamentation of RecA onto DNA for the initiation of recombination or recombinational repair.) — protein MYLEKLSLTQFKSYEDVRFQFGQQVNVIVGPNGSGKTNLLDAVYFLSLTKSAFHSQDILNINHEADFFIIDGMFVLGESTVSHPELQSARHTQITISLQKGQRKVVMADKKVYERVSEHIGRFPVVLMAPNDTDLVREHSEDRRHFFDGVLSQLDADYLRDYLAYQQVLKQRNSLLKILAERNQVDNDLLDTYDEPLLQLAGRIHDRRRRFVDEFLPSFCQHYAFLSDDRETVGIVYESEVGKPDFVDEFRSSRRRDMVLQRTTMGIHKDDYLFTIGSGEAEAESGAVPRSAVPRMAVPLKKFGSQGQQKTFVIALKMAQFDQLLAEKGVKPILLLDDIFDKLDDRRIGKLIDLMEHDTFGQLFITDARPERTRQLLESVRADVRFFDVGR, from the coding sequence ATGTATTTAGAAAAACTCAGTCTGACCCAATTTAAAAGCTACGAAGATGTTCGGTTCCAGTTTGGGCAGCAGGTTAATGTGATTGTGGGGCCAAATGGCAGTGGTAAAACCAACCTGCTCGACGCGGTCTACTTCCTGTCGCTCACCAAGAGTGCGTTCCACAGTCAGGACATTCTCAACATCAATCACGAGGCTGATTTTTTTATCATCGACGGGATGTTCGTTTTGGGTGAGTCCACAGTTTCTCATCCTGAGCTCCAATCGGCCCGGCACACGCAGATTACGATCAGCCTGCAAAAAGGCCAACGCAAAGTGGTCATGGCCGACAAAAAAGTGTACGAACGCGTCAGCGAGCACATTGGCCGGTTTCCGGTGGTGCTCATGGCCCCCAATGATACCGATCTGGTGCGGGAGCACTCGGAAGACCGGCGCCACTTTTTCGACGGGGTACTGTCGCAGCTCGATGCCGATTATCTGCGCGACTATCTGGCCTACCAACAGGTGCTTAAGCAGCGAAACAGCCTGCTGAAAATTCTGGCCGAGCGCAATCAGGTAGATAATGATCTGCTGGATACCTACGACGAGCCCCTGCTCCAGTTAGCGGGCCGTATTCACGACCGGCGCCGACGGTTTGTGGACGAATTTCTGCCGTCGTTTTGCCAGCATTACGCTTTTCTGAGCGACGACCGCGAAACCGTCGGCATCGTGTATGAGTCGGAGGTGGGCAAACCCGATTTTGTGGATGAGTTCCGGTCCAGCCGTCGGCGCGACATGGTCTTGCAACGCACGACGATGGGCATCCACAAAGACGATTACCTGTTCACGATTGGGAGCGGAGAGGCCGAGGCCGAATCGGGAGCCGTACCCCGGTCAGCCGTACCTCGGATGGCCGTACCCCTCAAAAAGTTTGGGTCGCAGGGACAGCAGAAGACCTTTGTGATTGCGCTGAAAATGGCGCAGTTCGATCAGTTACTGGCTGAGAAAGGCGTAAAGCCGATTTTACTGCTCGATGATATTTTTGACAAGCTCGACGACCGGCGCATTGGCAAGCTAATTGACCTGATGGAGCACGATACGTTTGGGCAGTTGTTTATCACCGATGCCCGGCCCGAACGAACCCGGCAGCTGCTCGAATCTGTCCGGGCCGATGTCCGGTTTTTTGACGTTGGGCGGTGA
- a CDS encoding type II toxin-antitoxin system RelE/ParE family toxin, whose translation MVAIEWSNQVFENIDNIAEYLAQHSKPLVNAFVEKVFEKVELLRNFPEMGRMVPEIGITKVRELLFKQYRIVYQLVSQDRIRVLTVQHSSSPLSLESLFA comes from the coding sequence ATGGTTGCAATAGAGTGGTCGAATCAGGTTTTTGAGAATATCGATAATATTGCTGAATATCTGGCTCAACACTCAAAGCCCCTAGTTAATGCTTTTGTAGAAAAGGTTTTTGAGAAGGTCGAGTTGCTCAGAAACTTCCCGGAAATGGGTCGAATGGTGCCCGAAATTGGCATTACGAAAGTGAGGGAGCTGCTATTCAAGCAATACCGAATAGTTTATCAGCTTGTTAGCCAAGATCGTATTCGAGTATTAACAGTTCAGCATAGCTCCAGCCCACTTTCGTTAGAATCGCTTTTTGCTTAA